From the genome of Phlebotomus papatasi isolate M1 chromosome 2, Ppap_2.1, whole genome shotgun sequence:
aaattACCAAAGAGCATAACATGCTCTTGTTTTcatctttcaatatttaattctcgctccttatttttattattatgaattctttttttgttttttgtttttttgaaaaagaatatgCCTGGTATATTTCTAAAttcatacattttttgttttcattcagaaattaaCTACGAATTGCCCATAAATTTATTCTAGCTTACATCCTATTTTCTCTCCTTTCAACTtcttatttgttattttttacctttttcatattctgttttaaatatttattcgtgGTAGAAATTTAACCAATTAACAGAATcatttaaaaaggatatttCTTTTAACTTTATTGTGGCTCCTCCTCAATAAAGAATTCTTCACAATTATACTATGAGAAACAAAAGGAATCCATTCTTTTATATTGTTTATAAAATGTTTcctttatttcttttataaagtTAAAAGAAAACCTGCTAAGGTTTATTGTGGTAACATAGTGTCATTTTCATTggattgtgtaaaaaaaaaaaacaaaaatctattAACAAGAATTATCTCACAACAAACTTAATACAAATTTGCATTTTgagaaaatccattaaaaatgcaaaattttatcatatttatCCGAATTGAAAAGAACATAAATTTCcaaactttttcaatttttgtatttaCTACATGTTTTTTGTAATAAAGGAAATGCAAGATTATTTAGACAAATACATACACAATTTTTCATTTACTCTGATGCGTGTCAATTTTTACGTGCTCCTAAGATTAAGtccgaaaagaaaaataaatcgaaTCTATCCCATCTTACACCGATCCATCTATTCCTGACATGTTGCTCATGATTATCAACCTTCCCGCTTAATTGTGGCCGGAGTCTCGGCCAATCCTTTTACTTTGAGTCGGTCTGCTGTCTTGAGAAATGCGGGAAGTTGTTCCTGCGACACATTTACTTCACCAGCGTACATAAACTCCAGAATGGCTTGTAGATGACTGTAGGACACATCCTTTAGGATTATTATTGGATGTTTCGATGGGTTTTCCTGCAaacataattctttttttttttttgctttttatatTTAGCAAAACACTTTTACCTCAAGCAGAGACTTGAAGTATGGACTGCAGGCTGATAAAACCATCTTGTGAGCTTTGCACGTTTGCCCTTCACAAGCCAGAGTAACCTGGAAAGTCGAAGAGGTAAAAGAGtgaatataatattttgtattcaaaattaattgtaaCTAGGCTCCCACCGAAGCGAGAAAGAATACTAACTACATTATGAACAATAAGAAGGACAATTCTACTACTCATTTAAaggtttaggggaaactggggcaaatttgtcaaaacgttCCACTTGAATAATGGTGAATTTGAAATTGATTGATACCCATCAAAtatcaagttaattttttttattttttactcaatcaaagatttcTCTGTAATCAGGAAAATATTTTGCGGCTTTTTGCTGTAAAGCTTGTCGTCTAAAATGCACGATGAAATTCACTATCaatcccaattcaaattttctactacCCGGTTGAACCAATATAATAGTAACCATCTAAATCtaaacaattaataattttggaACTTCTATATCTACATGCTCAGGGAGTTTTCCAATTGTTCTGCGGTTTCTGTTAATCATCACTATTgtaaaaatcagtgaaattgagatttatttgctgctctcttcataacgatatttttttggggattttgctatataccttgtccaagaTATCACATTCCAGATATCGCATTCCACTGATTCTGTGGTAATGAAAGTTTTTGTGATAATTATTCTAAAAGCCATCGTGCTTTATTATTAGAATGCAAAGttacagtgtcctcagttatagtcttactaacttattttctgaagctgaactcattttgacctttcgtttgcttaccatcttcagttttgtgtgacaggtcagagaaaaaacaacaaaatctcGTTCGTgacatttttcgttttcaagtgcaaaaaagattgttttaaagtaatctaactgtagtaagaatcttatttcctgaaagatatgttattcTAGTTCGTATATTTCAATTCATAAGTGTGAGAAAACTAAAAGtatgagttttagaagaaaaaaagtaagatcgcctgtgggcggtcttatcggtttaggtgtaaaattttcaaaaattaccgatttttttgtttaattgttttacttgttctagtaaaatatattattattttgcaatatattaatcatggaaaacaattgagattacacgaagactatccagaatgagtaaaattgtcgatttctgcgaattaagcaaaattgataaagaagcagacttcaacagtgatgatgaattccctaattcgtcctttaatgccccagatcgtgaaataaaaccagaagatgagcaatgtatttcaaaggaacTTCAAATTATACGAGAAGATGACGTTTTCATACCTAGCCTGCGACCTATTAGTTTAAAATCAGTCTCATTAAAACACCTAGACCTAGAGCTTCActaacgtctaattataaaaattataaacggttttgtcctaaaaattatcatttcttaactaatcatagaacattcatccataaaaaaacgtttataactcatttattttactatttgttcactatctttcaataaaaatatttcagtctttttatgccttaaaccgatatgaccgcctggaggcggtctttaccttttctcacctggcgcccaaacggaaagagataatgaagaatggatggtatttttgagttcagtggaccattaattaccgtagacaaaattatttaactactttttttggatattaaagaaaacactgttagagggttaagtctCATTGTTTCACATGTTTActaacaatattaattttggttctattatacgttaaaggtaaaaaaaaatcaacatgttAAGGATTTAATACAGGCAATATTCTGAAATACCTATCTGTAGAAAAAGAAcgattaattagaaaatagtaACGTTATTTTACCACAGAGTATAttttatgtgtacaaaatcGTTGATTTACTTCACATCAATAGGTTttcataacaaaattttgttcatggCTTTCCCAAGAATGTTTTCTTGATATTCCTCGTAAGCAATattaatattgatattgcttacaggaaatgtttaaaagattcaaaaatgcttaattttcctttttttatatgttttttacatgtaaaatgtaaaaaatattttttactatgtaaaggcGCAACCCTGATACCCAATATGCTGCTGCTGCAGCTAAATGTAGCTTACATACTTTGTAATTATTAGTTTCTCTCCTTTTGGCAAACGTCATTTCAAGCCTGATGACGAAGGGAGAGCATGAGGGGACAGATAAAATAACTAAATTAGATACTTACATCTGTAAAGCTCTTTTCATCCCGCAGATGCCGAAAGGACGTCACCATGTTCGTTTGGAAGTCGTTCCATTTTAAAAAGAACTGTTGATCTCccattattgattttattttttattatctgtCCTTCTCTAACTTGCAGTCAGTGATTTCCTGACTTAGTTTTTCGTCCTTCACctcttctttaatttcttctttaattatttcttttctgtTATTTTCTCCAAGTTAGCTACACACTCATGCAGAACCCACACTTGTACACCACCTTTTGGGGATGGCTTTTCACTTCCAATAGCTTTTCCAAGAATACAATCtgcaataaaaaaagcaaaatattttaaaacacaacTAAGTGGGTATTTATGCAGGGTTGCAATTTTTCTAGAATAGTGTACTCAAAAcaatgaattgaaaaataagtAGGATAGAAAACAATGAGGGGAAAAAGCAGGATAAAACAACAGTGAGGGGAAATTCGACGCTTTATGGACGCCACTGGTCAAAAAGAGAATTGTGTAATGTCGAggagaaatttttttcaaaaatattactgcaatttttgtgatatcactTCACTTTCATTATTAAATAAAGCACAAGGGTACCAAAAAGGATTGCAGAACAAAAATTTACTTACCAATGCTGTGAAAAAGacttaaaatttacatttaaagCAACGCGATACTcatagtaaataaaaaaaaacccactGTCATGACACTTTCTCAGTGGCGTTGTAGTCGCCAAGAAGTAACATCGTTTTTTACTATAATATAGATTTTTTATCGACTGTAACAATTTGTTTTTTCGATGTCCTTTAATCTATTAGTTTCAAAATACACGAAATTCCACTTTTTAGATGATGAAAAGAATactttgtaataaaataaatgtgtTTTATTGTTCAGTGAAAATCTTATTAAGCCCTAAGAAACAAACAGAAAATTTAtcgcaaaattcaaattttgagcaACTTAACGCTCACAAAAGTGTGATTATAAAATCCAGCAAAGAAAATATTATCCATGATCGCTAGTGAGTGTGCAATTGCAGCGCGATTGGAGGTCGAGGGATGGAAATGACcatcccacccggcaaattccgcagaattctgcagaaattcgtcagatttgaattactaactgccgaaaaatcagcagaatttctgcagaattttgttctaaggtggatccgatcgttgtatgaaaattctgcagaattttctgcagaatttctatagaaaattttaaaattatcggcagaatttctttagagtatttagataatttctacatttcttctaccctttctaatgtttctaaacattattttaactacataaaaatatgtatttcaatttatttaaaattcaatttttattcaacaattttacgtgaatactctcttttttacaatattattataatgttataatacaatattattaaatcagccataatagaaaatacgaaagagaaggaaatgattagaaaacacgaaagaaattcgcgatgctcacgaagtcgcacgactatcccgaagccacacgaagtatccgattgaatgacaagaaacgttaaaatttcaaaagtgcagaattgcagatcgaagttttgctgggataGCCAAAGCGGACAAGGTTATTTCTTGGTGATCTCtgtataaaatgcaaaaatgcAGTGAGTGTTCCTATCACAATTGTGACGAAAGAAGGGGCTCAAAGGTGATCAAGAGGTGTGGTGTCTCTCGCGAGAGAATGAGATTTATTACTGGCGTCTCCAGATGGCGAAATGCTCTTTAGAGGAGCATCTGATCTCCTGCACTGTGCGCTCTCAGTTGCTCTCCATCAGTCGCTCATGCATAAAGCTTCAACCGCTTAAACACTGATTCCCTGGAACTTAtcccaatttttaataaattcttagtgtgcgaaaaatgcaaaatttaagtaaatattgAGCATGAATAAAACACAATAATTTAGTTTATTAGTTGAGATTCCTTATTTAGTGATTTGTGAAAAGATAAATTATTTCACGAAATGTTGATGGAAGAGGACCTAGCTAAGGCACGCGCGATTGTAGCTGAAAAGAATGATGATCCCGACAGCCCAGGAGCACTAAGGAAAactatcctgaattttaatgaaaaaaccaAAACCTTTCGGTGAGTGTTCCAGTCTaacaatagaaaataaattttcgtcagtccaaaaatttaaaaaggcgCAATCTACGAGAACAAATAACACACACAAAACCATAATCttgcaatttatttataattcgtGAGCAAGCAAAAGACTAGCATTATATTGTGATTTGTGACGGTGTACGCAGGAGTGTGTTTATTTCTGAAACACGGGAGATATTTATAGTAGAACGCTGAAAAAACGGAGCACAAGGGATCCCCTCAGAAGATAACCATTCTGTAAATAAAttagcaattttaaatattatttgcaaACATTTAAATCAAACTCTGCGGAATTAATCAACAAAAGCAACAACGTAGATCCTTCAGTTTTCTTTCTTATTTAACTGTAGGATTTAGAATTTTTCGATATCTTTATAATCATTTTCCTAAGAACCAGATGTTTGctttttttagcaaaaaaaatatcactatTACAAGGTCTTTTGAAGGTTGATTTAGTTTTCAtcataaatattgttttaaaattttatgtaacATATATTGAATATTAAACTTTCATCCAAGAGACAAAATATACATATGTATTGACTTTCTTCCCCATAATgtaaattcttataatttctaCAAAAAGCTGTCATCATAATTTGTCTATGATTTTCCCAAACATAATGCATATATTTTATCTGGAAAATGCTCTTATTTATTGTTGTTTGCATTTCTCTCTCccacaagtatattttttattctcaTATCTTTACAATAGCTACTTTCGATTGCTCCAATTTCAGAATGTAAccataataataatgataataataattttataaggctattgttaataataatacaAACTAATCgcgaaaaaataaatcaatgaaGTATGAAGTAATGTAATTATTCAAGGTGAATTAATGGGAaattaatatatattaattTTGTCACGAAATGCTTTTGAAAAAGAATCCGCCCGAGCAGGGACTTGAACCCTGGACCCTTGGATTAAAAGTCCAATGCTCTACCGACTGAGCTACCCGGGCATGGTTAAGTATGAGACCTATGTCACATATGGATTTAAAGgatgtttttctttcaaaatataaCGGTTTCttcattcaatatttttttactcaaacatttttatggttttgctttcaagaaaaatatttcgtttCAGGAACTATAAACGACACCCTCAAATATAATTTCATTGTGACGTCCACGACCACATTTTAATTAGGGAAATGCagttaaaattgaaaacaaattaatgATTCTTTACGAAAGGTCAAAGTTGGATTTTACCCGTTATTTAAGGTGGGATtttttgtcatctctttttaagtatttaaattGCATTGGTATGTAGCGTtgatttatacaaaaataaattaacattattaCTTAATGTATATCTTAATTACCACAAAAATGGACAGTGTAGAGTGCATAAAATGTTGATTTTCTTCAAGAAGTTTCTTCTTGCCTTATACATATTTGAACAAGAGCTTTCTATGCCCGGGTAGCTCAGTCGGTAGAGCATTGGACTTTTAATCCAAGGGTCCAGGGTTCAAGTCCCTGCTCGGGCGGgctcttttttccttttttcgttTTCCTCTTCAGTTGATATAGATATTTAAAATCATATGTCATATAAGGTATTGAAATACATCTTCTATTAATGCATGTTTCACTAGGAACAACAATATTCTAAATGATAGAGAAAACTTAACTTTCTAATTCCCCATGCctccataaatttttaatttagataatttttttcaccAATATAGTATTGTATCAatcacattttaaattattgaattaatAATTGAGCAAAATGGagtgaaaaatatatgaaaaacggGGCAATAAAAAGAGCGAAAAATGCTGACTGAGCAActtctcttcttcttctcttctgGGGCCGGATGCCGGACGTCGCTTGACATCCGCAGCCCGACTGAGCAACAATGAGCAATTTCCAGTGACATTGCCCGTCAGATGATTTTGAAGTATCCCTCACAATAAACAGAAGCACAGACGAAACTCgtcaaatttttccattttaacAATTGAAATTGGCAATTTATGTGTTTAAATTAAAGATCTTATTGTATGGATGTTCCATTTGAGGGAGTGGTGGCAAAATTTTCTACTGACGTTCCTTATGTAGTATAATTTGAGTGGAGTTAGGTGACCCGTGAAAAAATTATCTCGcatcacaccttttagattgtcGTTTCTGTGAAATACTTTGGCATATTCTAGTAAAATTTGTGTTTCAATTACCGAGGATGCACTTTCACCGAAAATAAACGAATGTATATTACAATTTACGAAGAGTGTCAAGAAGAAAGTTTTGATTTGTATACGCAAAAAGATGTCAAAAAACGAGGATTCAGTACCTACAGATAGCGATATGGGTCCTAGACCACCACAGAATGGGGCAATGGACAATGATGCGCTAAGGGAATGGTAAGAATAGTGTtaaacaaaattcaatatcgaaaAAAAGTTGCATTGCCCGGGAATCGAACCCGGGTTGCAAGAATGGGAGTCTTGCGTGATACCACTACACCAGCAATGCTCGCCTTGAAATTAATACTTCTTGTAAGATTAATTCCTGAGATCTCTAGAAAAAGTTTGATTTTATCGTGACTATACAAAAAGTAATTAATTCCACTGCAACATCATAACTTTTAATCCTCCTTTTCTTCAGTGTTGTCTTATTTGAGTCAGAGGTCAAGTTAAATTGTCTTGTAATTCTTCAATCGTTAATTTTATATATCAAATtcgtaatattttaataattcaaatatatatttgttttatttttttcagttttctctTATTAATATTCAATTGTACTTTTATGTGCAGTAGCtatcaggtagtcaggaaaattttttttctttatgggacaccggtgttccaatcgtccttaaagggttaaatcaaaTCGCGCTTTCCtctgtataggggaaagcgcgttaccttcggacgactcaagctttacacaattcaatttttttctatgttactTAAGGATTTCACACTCTTCTCTGAAAATTTGTggtattggactagctattaaaagagacagataatcctaaccggcttatgtaggtgagattcttaatgtgacctaactcggaatgcatgcaaattcaatttagagctgaagttgggggacgccattcagttattttgaataaaattcgtgaaattatacaaattttgtatttaaaccaaaatatcaaaaagatttggatggagtgacataaaagtgatatatgggtgaaatgtagaccagaatgttctctataattttgccgtagaacttgatctcatcgattaatcagaagccgagataatcgaggttgtttgtttctgaactcgttttttcgaccagagcgccccaagtgttcatttgatgaacttcaactatatgaaagaattgttgtattttgtgagactttccatttaaaaccctattttaagtgtcttggtggagtagaggcagtcaaattggcaccTGATTGGTTtgaaagcgttattatgggaaaagtcaattttttcatacTTTAATGGCAAAATCGGAAAGATAacgtagtctgatcggaaaatgatgtatagacgaaatgtatatacaaatgtcctctacaattatgtcgaaataatcatcaaaatcggttcagcgacagtcgagataattgaggttatgtggcgcccctggtgttggtcccacgaagttcaaatgttctagaaagttgtagcattttatgagatctttcgttacggcctcactcatcaaaatcggtcaaatacaaccggagatatgaatttttgaatttcgtgaactttgacctctcatatctccggttctattataaccacagcgcacttacgcctctttttggaaacgtcctaaactagactacaacactctaaaatttgattaacttgcacaatgccgtttctgagaaaaaagagtttgaattttgatgaattttgacgctatcgcaaggccgcctgtggtgactttttgaactttcatctaaaagtgctcatcgaggcgaaaccaaaaacccaaaatttagctcaaagtGTTAATTAAAGCCGGAGATacaggccggtcaattttcgaactttgaccccttatagctcgggtcaggggttatggatcgacttaattattttttgtttgataggtataatctgtgGCTACAACatgctaaaatttcagcccgatgcacaatagaatttttaagttatttaaattagaaaattgaaaaatttgccgaaaaccgcaagtcgatatctcttttagtttaagcgctgttaagctccaaagaccggacggacggacggacggacggacggacgggagcgtaacttagccacccatatattcgtgatcaggaagtgatgaaacaGCGGCCCAATATACTTGAAAAGTAAGGGCCAAAGGGCAGGgtggaaaaaaaaagtgatgaaacacattttggccaaatttgagctcgatcggacgacatgaaattttgttaggattatagtaggtgagattatcaagaatctcacctaatttaatattataatgggccaaattcatttatgacatattgaaaaaaataatttgagtgaagcataaatcgtctgaaggtagcgcgctttcccctacttttcacAAATCTTCTTGGtgatgttttattttcattttgtacAATTATAATGTGTATaaatatgattctaaattacctttaaaacattttaacataaccccacattTGACATTCTGaggcccaatttttgaaattctcactctcacccgcgagctctttagtggtcgagagaaatccactcgcacaccccgtagattcaaatccttctgtaacgacttctttataacataaagttctcgttgcacgtactcaagaatttccggggtctgcgagtcaatttctctcggccactaaagaactcgcgggtgcgagtgagaatttcaaaaattggccctctgaTTTCAACTGTCtctttcgaatttgagagattcaactGTAGTATTAGATGATTGCATGTTCGCGGCCCACTTTCTCAGGCGTGACTAAAGGGTATCCTATAGCTTAACGccgttatttttcttaatttttttgcatGCACTGAAaagaatataatattttacatCCCTCTAATGTCAAGTATCCTTCAAATAAGTCGATATGTCCTTTTTATGACTTTTCCAAAATGTGGAAAAAAGGTGCATTTGCAACATGTAATGTTAGGCGAATTTAGGAAAGGTCCAAGTCGTGGACTTCCACGGAAAAGCATTTTAAGCGTTTATATAGATCATGTTCTTCCTCTTAGAATAATTAAAAGGTGTCTTGGAAAATTGCGAAATAGGGATTTATCCTTCTTaagatcaaatttattttaaacggGCTCTAACGTTGATGATgatattgtgagtatcctaaTGAATGAAAGTCTGTGGATAACATTTGAAAACATTGTTAAGatattggaaaacaataattcaacCATATTTTACCATCTAAAAAGGATTGGATACGTTTCCAAGATCGATACACGAGTTCCAAATTTTTTGACTGAAATAAGGTGAACCGAACGAATGTGACCATTTTTCTCCTCGTTTATTATGATAAATATTCTTATTTGGACCGATTTAAAACAACTGATGAAAAACGGATTCAAATCAACAACATATAGTCGAAAagatcctgaaaaaaaaataatcaagcCTGTTGCAAAAGCTGATGTGCATCTCACGGTGGTAATGTTACAAAACTTGATAAGATTTCAGATAAATTATTCACTTTAGGCTACTCCAACGCGGCAACACAATTATAGAAGACAAGATATGTGAAAATTTTGTTAGatttaataaacttttttaaagaaaaagtccTTTTTTGGCCAAAAGAAGAAGCATAATCTTCCAAGACAACAACGCGAAATCGTGTGTCTCCTTATAACAGATGCTGCCAAAATACCAAAGGGTTTGCAATGGAGAATTCTTGAGCACCTAGAATATTCTTCAAGTATTAAGCCTACCGGTTACTACATATTTCCTCCAATTTCTATCGAATGATTATAGGTGCAAAAATATGAACTTCCCAAAAGCTGTCAAAAACCACTTTTTGAACTatctttaagaaaaaagtcttttctttaaaaaaaaaatggaactgATAAGCTTATATATCTTTAGAGGACAAGTGTTAAGATCAATTGAGACTATATTCTtgattatataaattatatttatgaatGGGTGGCAGACGAACTTATGTAATCATCCAATATAACATTCTCTTTGTATTTACTTTATGATTGTTTT
Proteins encoded in this window:
- the LOC129802024 gene encoding longitudinals lacking protein-like encodes the protein MGDQQFFLKWNDFQTNMVTSFRHLRDEKSFTDVTLACEGQTCKAHKMVLSACSPYFKSLLEENPSKHPIIILKDVSYSHLQAILEFMYAGEVNVSQEQLPAFLKTADRLKVKGLAETPATIKREG